In Lycium ferocissimum isolate CSIRO_LF1 chromosome 11, AGI_CSIRO_Lferr_CH_V1, whole genome shotgun sequence, a single genomic region encodes these proteins:
- the LOC132037211 gene encoding uncharacterized mitochondrial protein AtMg00860-like, protein MSPKVREGDLRLDVVGPIANRFRVKKLVNTGCLAYLTHVHDTTVASPSLKSIPIMNEFAEKIEAVRGWARPATITEIHSFVGLASYYHRFVKGFAAIASSFTGLTQKNVRLQWSDDYEESFQNLKLLLTLAPVLALPVKGKDFTVYGDASSVGLGLCVDAGG, encoded by the exons ATGAGTCCCAAAGTGCGAGAGGGGGATCTCAGATTAGATGTGGTGGGACCTATTGCTAATCGTTTTAGG GTGAAGAAGTTAGTAAATACAGGGTGTTTAGCCTATCTGACTCATGTTCAtgatacgactgttgcatctccatcCCTTAAGTCCATTCCTATTATGAACGAGTTCGCAGAG aagattgaggctgtgagagGTTGGGCTAGGCCCGCTACTATTACTGAGATtcatagttttgtgggtttggcaaGCTATTACCATCGCTtcgtgaagggttttgctgctaTTGCTTCATCTTTCACCGGATTGACTCAAAAGAATGTTCGCCTCCAGTGGTCAGATGATTacgaggagagctttcaaaatctcaagcttcttttgactttAGCCCCGGTCTTAGCATTACCCGTAAAGGGTAAGGATTTCACGGTCTATGGTGATGCCTCTAGTGTGGGTTTGGGTCtttgtgttgatgcaggagggtag